One window from the genome of Faecalibacterium sp. HTF-F encodes:
- the dxr gene encoding 1-deoxy-D-xylulose-5-phosphate reductoisomerase — MSKRITLLGSTGSIGTQSLDVIRAQGYEVFGLSAHSHVDEILQQIEEFHPRYVCMTDPDAARRLDAELSGRADAPRLLVGPEGLKQLAALDGTDVVLNSVVGIAGLGASLCAIESGHDLALANKESLVTGGHLVTQAVAKHGVKLLPVDSEHSAIFQCLQDKESAPSLTKILLTASGGPFFGMKTEELRGKTKADALKHPNWNMGAKITIDSATLMNKGLELIEAVWLFGLPPEKIQIVVQRQSIVHSAVQFSDNSVIAQLGVPDMRIPIQYALTYPKRVPGVVPELDFAALKVLTFDVADDETFRCLAACKKAIRKGGLGPCAANGANEEAVRLFLEDKIGFLDIGRLVEAVVDSDSFGGDYTLSDVYECDRMAREFVRAHL, encoded by the coding sequence ATGTCGAAAAGAATCACGCTGCTGGGCTCTACCGGCTCTATCGGCACCCAGAGTCTGGATGTGATCCGGGCTCAGGGGTACGAGGTGTTCGGCCTTTCCGCCCACAGCCATGTAGATGAAATTCTGCAGCAGATCGAGGAGTTTCATCCGCGTTATGTCTGCATGACCGATCCGGATGCAGCCCGCAGGCTGGATGCGGAGCTTTCCGGTCGTGCAGATGCGCCCCGGCTGCTGGTAGGGCCGGAGGGGCTCAAGCAGCTGGCCGCACTGGACGGCACCGATGTGGTGCTGAACAGCGTGGTGGGCATTGCAGGTCTGGGTGCCAGCCTGTGCGCCATCGAAAGCGGCCATGATCTGGCGCTTGCCAACAAGGAGAGCCTTGTCACCGGCGGTCATCTGGTCACACAGGCTGTGGCAAAGCATGGTGTAAAGCTGCTGCCGGTGGACAGTGAGCACTCTGCCATTTTCCAGTGCCTGCAGGATAAGGAGAGCGCCCCCAGCCTGACCAAAATCCTGCTCACGGCTTCCGGCGGTCCCTTCTTCGGGATGAAGACCGAGGAGCTGCGCGGCAAGACCAAAGCTGACGCCCTCAAGCACCCCAACTGGAACATGGGGGCAAAGATCACCATTGACTCTGCCACCCTGATGAACAAGGGTCTGGAGCTGATCGAGGCCGTGTGGCTGTTCGGCCTGCCGCCGGAGAAGATCCAGATCGTTGTCCAGCGCCAGAGCATCGTCCACTCGGCGGTGCAGTTCAGCGACAACTCAGTGATCGCACAGCTTGGCGTGCCGGACATGCGCATTCCCATCCAGTACGCACTCACCTATCCCAAGCGGGTGCCGGGCGTCGTGCCGGAGCTGGACTTTGCCGCGCTGAAGGTGCTCACCTTTGATGTGGCGGACGACGAGACCTTCCGGTGTCTTGCCGCCTGCAAAAAGGCCATCCGGAAGGGCGGCCTGGGTCCCTGCGCCGCCAACGGTGCCAACGAGGAAGCCGTCAGGCTCTTCCTTGAGGACAAGATCGGTTTCCTCGACATTGGCCGTCTGGTGGAGGCAGTCGTGGACAGCGACAGCTTTGGCGGGGACTATACCCTTAGCGATGTGTACGAGTGTGACCGCATGGCACGGGAATTTGTAAGAGCGCACTTATAA
- the frr gene encoding ribosome recycling factor has translation MSSNTKVYEEKMKSSVEHLSRELAAVRAGRANPAVLDKVSVDYYGAPTPIQQVASVAVAEARTLTITPWDRTLLRPISKAIMASDVGITPIDDGSTIRLNFPAPTEERRKQLAKEVSKLGEDAKVAVRNIRREAMDKAKAMKKAGELTEDSQKTMEEDVQKLTDKYIKNIDAAVEEKQKEIMSV, from the coding sequence ATGAGCAGCAACACCAAGGTTTACGAAGAAAAGATGAAGAGCTCGGTCGAGCATCTCAGCCGCGAGCTGGCCGCTGTGCGCGCAGGCCGCGCAAACCCCGCTGTGCTGGATAAGGTCAGCGTGGACTACTACGGTGCCCCCACGCCCATCCAGCAGGTGGCATCTGTGGCTGTTGCCGAGGCGCGCACCCTGACCATCACTCCCTGGGATCGCACCCTGCTGCGCCCCATCAGCAAGGCCATCATGGCAAGCGATGTGGGCATCACCCCCATCGATGACGGCTCCACCATCCGGCTGAACTTCCCCGCTCCCACCGAGGAGCGCCGCAAGCAGCTGGCCAAGGAGGTCTCCAAGCTGGGTGAGGATGCAAAGGTCGCCGTGCGCAACATCCGCCGCGAGGCAATGGACAAGGCCAAGGCAATGAAGAAGGCCGGCGAGCTGACCGAGGACAGCCAGAAGACCATGGAAGAGGATGTCCAGAAGCTGACCGACAAGTATATCAAGAACATTGATGCTGCAGTGGAAGAGAAGCAGAAGGAGATCATGTCCGTCTGA
- a CDS encoding M50 family metallopeptidase: MSIFITLIAALIVFSAVIAIHEFGHFAVAKLCGIQVNEFSIGMGPALWKKIYKGTQYSLRALPVGGYVALEGEESPESQQAEAACDEREAETASPIPPEQRTGIPLNDAPVWQRALVMAAGAFMNFVLGFVVLVILVTAQEGPITSRVIYSIEGSALCGQTGLQAGDEIVAVNGRRCFVANDILYELVRTEQYRARFTVKRDGQKVELPDVQFDTWQDEDGQTHMSLGFTVYGIPKTPLHVLSEAWNSTLYYGRIVFTSLTDLVRGRESINNLSGPVGIVTAIGQAASYGWQDLLELLALITINLGVFNLLPFPALDGGKVVFLVIEGVTGHAVPEKLQSWLTLAAFALLFGLMLFATYNDIIRLLTGAM, translated from the coding sequence ATGTCAATTTTCATTACCCTGATCGCCGCACTGATCGTGTTCAGCGCGGTGATCGCCATACACGAGTTCGGGCACTTTGCGGTGGCAAAGCTCTGCGGCATTCAGGTCAACGAGTTTTCCATCGGCATGGGTCCGGCTCTGTGGAAGAAGATCTATAAGGGCACTCAGTACAGCCTGCGTGCATTGCCGGTAGGCGGCTATGTGGCGCTGGAGGGCGAGGAAAGCCCCGAGAGCCAGCAGGCCGAAGCAGCCTGTGACGAGCGGGAAGCAGAGACCGCAAGCCCCATCCCGCCGGAGCAGCGCACCGGCATCCCTTTGAACGATGCCCCGGTATGGCAGCGTGCATTGGTGATGGCGGCAGGTGCCTTCATGAATTTTGTGCTGGGCTTTGTGGTGCTGGTCATTCTTGTGACAGCGCAGGAAGGCCCCATCACCAGCAGGGTCATCTACTCCATTGAGGGCAGCGCCCTCTGCGGTCAGACCGGCCTGCAGGCGGGCGATGAGATCGTTGCTGTGAACGGCAGGCGCTGCTTTGTGGCCAACGACATCCTTTATGAGCTGGTGCGCACCGAACAGTACCGTGCCCGGTTCACTGTGAAGCGGGATGGCCAGAAGGTGGAGCTGCCGGACGTGCAGTTTGACACCTGGCAGGACGAGGACGGCCAGACCCATATGAGTCTCGGCTTTACGGTATACGGCATCCCGAAAACACCGCTCCATGTGCTGAGCGAAGCGTGGAACAGTACCCTGTACTATGGGCGCATCGTGTTCACCTCCCTGACAGATCTTGTACGCGGACGGGAAAGCATCAACAACCTCTCCGGCCCGGTGGGGATCGTGACCGCCATCGGGCAGGCGGCAAGCTACGGCTGGCAGGACCTGCTGGAGCTGCTGGCGCTTATCACCATCAATCTGGGCGTGTTCAATCTGCTGCCCTTCCCTGCGCTGGACGGCGGCAAGGTCGTATTTTTGGTCATTGAGGGCGTCACGGGCCATGCGGTGCCGGAAAAGCTGCAGAGCTGGCTGACACTTGCAGCCTTTGCACTGCTGTTCGGTCTGATGCTCTTTGCAACCTACAATGATATCATCCGGCTTTTGACCGGTGCAATGTAA
- the pyrH gene encoding UMP kinase: MALKYQRILLKISGEALGGEKGMGFDEPTMDAICGGVKKAHELGVQIGIVVGGGNFWRGRSSGKMERTLADKIGMLATVMNALAVSDKLEQLGVPTEVFTSITMPQVAQPFTRKEALRAMDEGKIAVFGGGTGNPFFSTDTATALRAVEVSADVMFKATMVDGVYDKDPHKYPDAKKYDTLTFTKVLEDQLAVMDGTAATLCRDNKLPILVFDLADPDNIARAVQGENVGTLVYEG, translated from the coding sequence ATGGCATTGAAATATCAGCGTATCCTTCTGAAGATCAGCGGCGAAGCACTGGGCGGCGAAAAGGGCATGGGTTTTGACGAACCCACCATGGACGCGATCTGCGGCGGTGTGAAGAAAGCACACGAGCTGGGCGTGCAGATCGGCATCGTGGTTGGCGGCGGCAACTTCTGGCGCGGCCGTTCCAGCGGCAAAATGGAGCGCACTCTGGCCGATAAGATCGGCATGCTGGCAACGGTGATGAATGCACTGGCTGTCTCCGACAAGCTGGAGCAGCTGGGTGTCCCCACCGAGGTGTTCACCTCCATCACGATGCCGCAGGTGGCACAGCCCTTTACGCGCAAGGAGGCCCTGCGCGCCATGGACGAGGGCAAGATCGCTGTGTTCGGCGGCGGCACCGGCAACCCGTTCTTCTCTACCGACACGGCTACCGCTCTGCGCGCTGTAGAAGTGAGCGCGGATGTAATGTTCAAGGCTACCATGGTGGATGGCGTCTACGATAAGGACCCCCACAAGTACCCGGATGCAAAGAAGTACGATACCCTTACCTTTACCAAGGTGCTGGAGGATCAGCTGGCTGTCATGGACGGCACTGCAGCGACCCTGTGCCGCGACAATAAGCTGCCCATCCTCGTGTTTGATCTGGCCGACCCGGACAACATTGCCCGTGCCGTGCAGGGCGAGAATGTGGGCACGCTGGTTTACGAGGGCTGA
- a CDS encoding phosphatidate cytidylyltransferase, translating into MKTRVITAIVGIIVLIGVMFTFNTLIFNLVIAAITLIAIHEIYSALGFEKKDWLMYAVLVPYTLLVMTSNYQVMRRLVMPMSFLLVTFYAIYLVVRNGTISYQKASGLLMFSGIVIFCFYSFIRLKELLPVEQYGYDAVFFILLILCFAWGGDTCAYFAGRAFGKHKLCPVVSPKKTVEGAIGGVLGTMVFGVIITLVYSVAANRMEAFTRSNIGVSMYVIIALLGCVAAVLGIYGDLFASVVKRQCGIKDYGTIFPGHGGILDRFDSVMFIAPFVTMVITAVFYY; encoded by the coding sequence ATGAAAACACGTGTTATTACTGCGATCGTGGGCATCATCGTACTGATCGGCGTGATGTTCACCTTCAACACCCTGATCTTTAATCTGGTCATCGCGGCCATTACGCTGATCGCCATCCACGAGATCTACAGTGCCCTCGGCTTTGAAAAGAAGGACTGGCTGATGTATGCGGTTCTGGTGCCGTATACACTGCTGGTCATGACGAGCAACTATCAGGTCATGCGGCGGCTGGTGATGCCGATGTCCTTTCTGCTGGTCACATTTTACGCCATCTATCTGGTGGTGCGCAACGGCACCATCAGCTATCAGAAGGCCAGCGGCCTGCTGATGTTCTCCGGCATCGTGATCTTCTGCTTCTATTCCTTTATCCGGCTCAAGGAGCTGCTGCCGGTGGAGCAGTACGGCTACGATGCGGTGTTCTTTATCCTGCTCATTCTCTGCTTTGCCTGGGGCGGCGATACCTGTGCCTACTTTGCAGGCCGTGCCTTTGGCAAGCACAAGCTCTGCCCGGTGGTCAGCCCCAAAAAGACCGTGGAAGGTGCCATTGGCGGCGTTCTGGGCACCATGGTGTTCGGTGTGATCATCACGCTGGTGTACTCGGTGGCAGCAAACCGGATGGAAGCCTTCACCCGCTCCAACATTGGCGTTTCCATGTATGTGATCATTGCGCTGCTGGGCTGCGTGGCCGCGGTGCTGGGCATTTATGGCGACCTGTTTGCCAGTGTGGTCAAGCGCCAGTGCGGTATCAAGGATTACGGCACCATCTTCCCGGGCCACGGCGGCATTCTGGATCGTTTTGACAGTGTGATGTTCATTGCGCCCTTTGTGACCATGGTCATTACGGCGGTGTTCTATTATTAA
- the uppS gene encoding polyprenyl diphosphate synthase, with protein MEHPKEFAEGLSIGIIMDGNGRWAKNRGLPRTAGHKKGAEVFSDIADYCDELGVSSVYFYAFSTENWKRPLEEVNAIMRLFGEYLLKGFDYKNRNIRIKFMGDRTVLDPKLQALMDQLEADSSVKTGMTLNIAINYGGRPEIVRAAQRLAAKAAAGEIRPEEITEQMLSDAMYTEGQKDPDFILRPSGEKRLSNFMLWQAAYSELVEMDVLWPDFTRSDLDAAIEEFNHRSRRFGGL; from the coding sequence ATGGAGCATCCGAAAGAGTTTGCCGAGGGGCTTTCCATCGGCATCATTATGGATGGCAATGGCCGCTGGGCAAAAAACCGGGGTCTGCCCCGTACTGCGGGCCACAAAAAAGGCGCAGAGGTCTTCAGCGATATTGCCGACTACTGTGACGAACTGGGCGTTTCGTCGGTGTACTTCTATGCGTTTTCCACCGAGAACTGGAAGCGCCCGCTGGAAGAAGTCAACGCCATTATGCGGCTGTTCGGCGAATATCTGCTGAAAGGCTTTGACTATAAGAACCGCAACATCCGCATCAAATTCATGGGTGATCGCACCGTACTGGACCCGAAGCTGCAGGCGCTGATGGATCAGCTGGAAGCGGATTCCTCGGTCAAGACCGGCATGACTCTGAACATCGCCATCAACTACGGCGGCCGCCCGGAGATCGTGCGCGCCGCGCAGCGTCTGGCTGCAAAGGCAGCGGCCGGTGAGATCCGTCCGGAAGAGATCACCGAGCAGATGCTCAGCGACGCGATGTATACCGAAGGCCAGAAGGACCCGGATTTCATCCTGCGCCCCAGCGGAGAGAAGCGGCTTTCCAATTTTATGCTGTGGCAGGCAGCCTATTCTGAACTGGTGGAAATGGACGTTCTGTGGCCAGATTTCACCCGCAGCGATCTGGACGCCGCCATTGAGGAATTCAACCATCGTTCCCGCCGGTTTGGCGGACTGTAA
- the fic gene encoding protein adenylyltransferase Fic, which translates to MALQNKLGLTDELELAREEERISKQKALALYDTGLLDTFPVGTFAGLAMIHKYLFEDIYEFAGQMRTVNIAKGNFRFAPVMYLRPALESIDQMPQSTFDEIIEKYVEMNVAHPFREGNGRSTRIWLDCILKKELHQVVDWSRVDKSDYLMAMERSPVKDLEIKVLLHKALTEQIHDRQVYMKGIDASYHYEGYQIFRTEELAKK; encoded by the coding sequence ATGGCACTGCAAAATAAACTGGGCCTGACCGATGAACTGGAGCTTGCCCGTGAAGAGGAAAGGATCAGCAAACAAAAGGCGCTGGCGCTGTATGATACGGGTTTGCTGGATACTTTTCCGGTAGGAACATTTGCAGGCCTTGCAATGATCCATAAATATCTGTTTGAAGATATCTATGAATTTGCCGGTCAGATGCGCACCGTAAACATCGCAAAGGGAAATTTTCGCTTTGCACCGGTCATGTATCTGCGCCCGGCACTGGAAAGCATTGACCAGATGCCGCAGTCTACGTTTGATGAAATTATTGAAAAATATGTAGAAATGAACGTGGCGCACCCTTTCCGGGAAGGCAATGGCCGCAGTACCCGTATCTGGCTGGACTGCATCCTGAAAAAAGAACTGCATCAGGTGGTGGATTGGAGCCGCGTGGATAAAAGCGACTATCTGATGGCCATGGAGCGCAGTCCGGTGAAAGATCTGGAAATCAAGGTACTGCTGCATAAAGCACTGACGGAACAGATCCATGACCGTCAGGTGTATATGAAGGGTATTGATGCAAGCTATCATTATGAGGGCTACCAGATTTTCAGAACAGAGGAACTTGCAAAGAAATAA
- the ispG gene encoding flavodoxin-dependent (E)-4-hydroxy-3-methylbut-2-enyl-diphosphate synthase yields MRQLKREVKIGNVTIGGKNPVAVQTMLNVPVEDIEGNVAQAKRCEAAGCQILRVTCPSPADAKCIEAVKNAVNIPIVADIHFDYKAALACADVGVDKIRINPGNIGDDDRVKAVVDACQQKNIPIRIGVNGGSLEKHILAKYGAPTPEAMVESALYHVRLLEKFDFNNIVISIKNSNVPRMMEAYRQLSAVTDYPLHVGVTEAGTYQMGLLKSGMGIGGMLLEGIGDTIRVSLAAEPEKEVEAGYNILRAVGFPVAGPEVITCPTCGRTQYPCTQIANEVEKRLQGCKKSIKVAVMGCVVNGPGEAREADIGIAGGKGEAVLFIHGKPIKKLTGDNILDQFMDEIYKL; encoded by the coding sequence ATGCGGCAATTAAAGCGGGAAGTAAAGATTGGCAATGTGACCATCGGCGGCAAGAATCCTGTTGCGGTGCAGACGATGCTCAATGTGCCGGTGGAGGATATTGAGGGCAATGTGGCTCAGGCAAAACGGTGCGAAGCTGCCGGCTGCCAGATCCTGCGGGTGACCTGCCCCAGCCCGGCAGATGCAAAATGCATCGAAGCCGTCAAAAATGCGGTGAACATCCCCATCGTGGCAGACATCCACTTTGACTACAAGGCAGCTCTGGCCTGCGCGGACGTGGGTGTGGACAAGATCCGCATCAACCCCGGCAACATTGGCGACGACGACCGGGTGAAGGCGGTGGTGGATGCCTGCCAGCAGAAGAACATCCCCATCCGCATCGGTGTGAACGGCGGCAGTCTGGAAAAGCATATCCTTGCCAAATATGGCGCCCCCACCCCGGAAGCCATGGTGGAGAGTGCACTGTACCATGTGCGCCTGCTGGAAAAATTCGATTTCAACAACATCGTCATTTCCATCAAGAACTCCAATGTGCCCCGCATGATGGAGGCCTACCGCCAGCTCAGCGCTGTCACGGATTACCCGCTCCATGTGGGTGTTACCGAGGCGGGTACCTACCAGATGGGTCTGCTGAAAAGCGGCATGGGCATCGGCGGAATGCTGCTGGAAGGCATTGGCGATACCATCCGCGTCTCGCTGGCCGCAGAGCCGGAAAAGGAAGTGGAAGCTGGCTACAACATCCTGCGTGCCGTAGGCTTCCCGGTGGCGGGCCCGGAGGTCATCACCTGCCCCACCTGCGGCCGCACCCAGTATCCATGCACCCAGATCGCCAACGAGGTGGAAAAGCGGCTGCAGGGCTGCAAAAAATCCATCAAGGTGGCCGTGATGGGCTGCGTGGTCAACGGCCCCGGTGAAGCCCGCGAAGCAGACATCGGCATTGCCGGCGGCAAGGGCGAGGCGGTGCTGTTCATCCACGGCAAGCCCATCAAAAAGCTGACCGGAGACAACATTCTGGATCAGTTCATGGATGAGATCTATAAACTGTAA